One window from the genome of Halomicrobium zhouii encodes:
- the alaS gene encoding alanine--tRNA ligase — MSDLADEYRLDYFEEEGFVRRECSECGAHFWTRDESRETCGEPPCAEYGFIDDPGFDEAYTLEEMREAFLSFFEDHGHERIDPYPVAANRWRDDALLTQASIYDFQPLVTSGSTPPPANPLTISQPCIRMQDIDNVGKTGRHTMAFEMMAHHAFNAREDIENPEQYAYQGEVYWKEETVEYCDELFESLGADLDELVYIEDPWVGGGNAGPALEVIYEGAELATLVFMSMEQDPEGEYELKDGNTYAPMDTYVVDTGYGLERWTWMSQGTPTVYEAIYPDMIAFLKDNAGVEMTDEEAEIVHRAAKLAGHMDIDEAEDIEAARDTIADQVGVSTDELLDLMEPLENIYAIADHCRTLAYMLGDEIVPSNVGTGYLARMVLRRTKRLCDTVGVDAPLDELVDMQAERLGYENRDHVRDVVRTEVEKYRETLDRGGRRVRQLADEYAEKGEAIPVDELIELYDSHGIQPDMVEEIAAEKDVDVEVPDDFYALVAGRHEGGQAFEDETGVPYADRIAELPDTERLYYEDQNRMEFEAVVLEVFDREDGDFDVVLDQTMFYPEGGGQPADHGTLATDDVTGEVTDVQLHDGVIVHTTSEDPGKGEFVRGQIDATRRRRLMRHHTATHLVVHAARQVLGDHIRQAGAQKGTESARIDVSHYESISREQVEAIEDLANEIVRNNVPVTQEWPDRHDAEAEHGFDLYQGGIPPGEQIRLIHVAEDVQACGGTHVARTGDVGTIKVLGTERVQDGVIRLTFAAGDAAIDATQRTENALNEAADILDVSPQDVPETAERFFSEWKARGKEIEELKSQLAEARASGGADAEEVDVGEATAVIQRIDADMDELRAQANAVVEQGNIAVLGSGADGAQFVVAVPDDVDVNAGQVVGELAGMVGGGGGGPADFAQGGGPDADALEDALEDAPDVLRRVANA; from the coding sequence ATGAGCGACCTCGCCGACGAATACCGACTAGACTACTTCGAGGAGGAGGGGTTCGTCCGCCGGGAGTGTTCCGAGTGCGGGGCCCACTTCTGGACGCGCGACGAGTCCCGCGAGACCTGCGGCGAACCGCCCTGTGCGGAGTACGGCTTCATCGACGACCCCGGCTTCGACGAGGCGTACACGCTGGAGGAGATGCGCGAGGCCTTCCTCTCGTTCTTCGAGGACCACGGCCACGAACGCATCGACCCCTACCCCGTCGCCGCGAACCGGTGGCGCGACGACGCCCTGCTGACCCAGGCCTCTATCTACGACTTCCAGCCGCTGGTCACCTCGGGGTCGACGCCGCCGCCGGCCAACCCGCTGACCATCAGCCAGCCCTGTATCCGGATGCAGGACATCGACAACGTGGGCAAGACCGGCCGGCACACGATGGCCTTCGAGATGATGGCCCACCACGCGTTCAACGCCCGCGAAGACATCGAGAACCCCGAGCAGTACGCCTACCAGGGCGAGGTGTACTGGAAAGAGGAGACCGTCGAGTACTGCGACGAACTGTTCGAATCACTGGGCGCTGACCTCGACGAACTCGTCTACATCGAGGACCCCTGGGTCGGCGGCGGCAACGCCGGCCCCGCCCTCGAAGTCATCTACGAGGGCGCCGAGCTGGCGACGCTGGTCTTCATGTCGATGGAGCAGGACCCCGAGGGCGAGTACGAACTGAAGGACGGCAACACGTACGCCCCGATGGACACGTACGTCGTCGACACGGGCTACGGGCTCGAACGGTGGACGTGGATGTCCCAGGGGACCCCGACGGTGTACGAGGCGATCTACCCCGACATGATCGCCTTCCTGAAGGACAACGCTGGCGTCGAGATGACCGACGAGGAGGCCGAAATCGTCCACCGCGCCGCCAAGCTCGCCGGCCACATGGACATCGACGAGGCCGAGGACATCGAGGCCGCCCGGGACACCATCGCCGACCAGGTGGGCGTCTCGACCGACGAGCTGCTCGACCTGATGGAGCCACTGGAGAACATCTACGCCATCGCGGACCACTGCCGGACGCTGGCGTACATGCTGGGCGACGAGATCGTCCCCTCCAACGTCGGCACGGGCTACCTCGCCCGGATGGTCCTTCGCCGGACGAAACGGCTCTGTGACACCGTCGGCGTCGACGCGCCGCTGGACGAACTCGTCGACATGCAGGCCGAGCGGCTGGGCTACGAGAACCGCGACCACGTCCGCGACGTCGTCCGCACCGAGGTCGAGAAGTACCGCGAGACGCTGGACCGGGGCGGCCGTCGCGTCCGGCAACTGGCCGACGAGTACGCCGAGAAAGGCGAGGCCATCCCGGTCGACGAGCTCATCGAGCTGTACGACTCCCACGGCATCCAGCCGGACATGGTCGAGGAGATCGCCGCCGAGAAGGACGTCGACGTCGAGGTCCCCGACGACTTCTACGCGCTCGTCGCCGGCCGCCACGAGGGCGGCCAGGCCTTCGAGGACGAGACGGGCGTCCCCTACGCCGACCGCATCGCCGAACTGCCCGACACCGAGCGACTCTACTACGAGGACCAGAACCGCATGGAGTTCGAGGCCGTCGTCCTCGAGGTGTTCGACCGCGAGGACGGCGACTTCGACGTCGTCCTGGACCAGACGATGTTCTACCCCGAAGGCGGTGGCCAGCCCGCGGACCACGGGACGCTGGCGACGGACGACGTCACCGGCGAGGTGACAGACGTCCAGCTCCACGACGGCGTCATCGTCCACACCACCAGCGAAGACCCCGGGAAGGGCGAGTTCGTCCGCGGCCAGATCGACGCGACGCGACGCCGGCGCCTGATGCGCCACCACACCGCGACCCACCTCGTCGTCCACGCCGCCCGGCAGGTGCTGGGCGACCACATCCGGCAGGCCGGCGCCCAGAAGGGCACCGAGAGCGCCCGCATCGACGTCAGCCACTACGAGTCCATCTCGCGCGAGCAGGTCGAGGCCATCGAGGACCTCGCCAACGAGATCGTCCGGAACAACGTGCCGGTCACCCAGGAGTGGCCCGACCGCCACGACGCCGAGGCCGAACACGGCTTCGACCTCTACCAGGGCGGCATCCCGCCGGGCGAGCAGATCCGGCTGATCCACGTCGCAGAGGACGTCCAGGCCTGCGGCGGCACCCACGTCGCCCGCACGGGAGACGTCGGGACGATCAAGGTTCTGGGCACCGAGCGCGTCCAGGACGGCGTCATCCGGCTCACGTTCGCCGCCGGCGACGCCGCCATCGATGCGACCCAGCGGACCGAGAACGCGCTGAACGAAGCCGCCGACATACTCGACGTCAGCCCGCAGGACGTCCCGGAGACCGCCGAGCGGTTCTTCTCGGAGTGGAAGGCCCGCGGCAAGGAGATAGAGGAGCTCAAATCCCAGCTCGCCGAGGCCCGCGCCAGCGGTGGGGCGGACGCAGAAGAGGTCGACGTCGGCGAGGCGACGGCCGTGATCCAGCGCATCGACGCCGACATGGACGAACTCCGCGCCCAGGCCAACGCCGTCGTCGAACAGGGGAACATCGCCGTGCTCGGCTCGGGTGCCGACGGGGCCCAGTTCGTCGTCGCCGTCCCGGACGACGTCGACGTCAACGCCGGCCAGGTCGTCGGCGAACTGGCGGGGATGGTCGGCGGCGGCGGTGGCGGCCCCGCCGACTTCGCCCAGGGCGGCGGCCCCGACGCCGACGCGCTGGAGGATGCGCTCGAGGACGCCCCCGACGTGCTCCGCCGCGTCGCGAACGCCTGA
- a CDS encoding acyltransferase: MTKRHVSLPPLAEEGLRAFISDVDERLSGEEDTCDVVEDVLIDLHGDRAAYERWQAGDSVSPAERVRLQGYDPCNATLESEYYAEKDEERFTRSKHLQWLWRQFDATPMADNVEFALRFRQMIAEHLFESVGENCRFFKGISFTYGHNISVGDNVVIHDDVHLDDRGKLTVGDRVSISDDAHVYSHDHDVNDQTAIENYHTIIEDDVRVTYDSMVRAGVRLGENSVLAAKSIAARDVPAHHIAAGTPAESVKVKPGWESVAEPIEGANVDRRDERELDYAVPDDVETFDEFGRDRTPPDA, encoded by the coding sequence ATGACCAAGCGTCACGTCTCGTTACCGCCGCTCGCGGAGGAGGGGCTGCGGGCGTTCATCTCCGACGTCGACGAGCGCCTCTCGGGGGAGGAGGACACCTGCGACGTCGTCGAGGACGTGCTGATCGACCTCCACGGGGACCGGGCCGCCTACGAGCGCTGGCAGGCCGGGGACAGCGTCTCGCCCGCCGAACGGGTGCGCCTCCAGGGATACGACCCGTGCAACGCGACCCTGGAGAGCGAGTACTACGCCGAGAAGGACGAGGAGCGGTTCACCCGGTCGAAACACCTCCAGTGGCTCTGGCGCCAGTTCGACGCGACACCGATGGCCGACAACGTCGAGTTCGCGCTGCGCTTCCGGCAGATGATCGCCGAGCACCTCTTCGAGTCGGTGGGGGAGAACTGCCGCTTCTTCAAGGGGATCTCGTTCACCTACGGCCACAACATCTCCGTGGGCGACAACGTCGTGATCCACGACGACGTCCACCTCGACGACCGCGGCAAACTCACCGTCGGCGACCGTGTCTCTATCTCCGACGACGCCCACGTGTACAGCCACGACCACGACGTCAACGACCAGACCGCCATCGAGAACTATCACACTATCATCGAGGACGACGTCCGGGTGACCTACGACTCGATGGTCCGCGCCGGCGTCCGTCTCGGGGAGAACAGCGTCCTCGCCGCCAAGTCTATCGCCGCCCGCGACGTCCCGGCCCACCACATCGCCGCCGGGACACCGGCCGAGAGCGTCAAAGTCAAACCGGGCTGGGAGTCGGTCGCCGAGCCCATCGAGGGCGCCAACGTCGACCGCCGCGACGAACGGGAACTCGACTACGCGGTCCCCGACGACGTGGAGACGTTCGACGAGTTCGGGCGCGACCGGACCCCGCCGG
- a CDS encoding CocE/NonD family hydrolase, whose translation MADSQRGDAGDRSRSRSAGSLSRRRLLAAGSAAAVGASGLTGRTVATPNRAGLAAADAQGSDDERIEEEAWVETVVDTDGSGDVDRIYVRVSRPASTANGDQLPVIATASPYYGEQTHSDSTPEMLYDRAVELSASEDGDSARATVDATDSSRRTDRRSPDHRPAHASSLPDARALQRRYVSKGYVVAQVSSLGTHRSTGCYTAAGPPTIEALVAVVDWFNGRATAYDSPTGGATVEADWTTGTTGLIGASANGELANALATTGVDGLEAVVPQSANNGQYSLFRANGTPISVVPDESAGMTDLGTWVQAGNARRPACDHWTERIETGQDTATGDYNDFWHEREFLPDADAVDAAVLLTHAVDDPIVKPNNVADWYEALDAADVPLKLWLHEGGHRSPRGQRWETLLDRWWAYWLKDVDNGVMDEDPVTVVRGGKPVLGGSRETYQEWPVPGAEPVTLRFRTGGATAGEASVGDPDPAAESFVDDPSIPVREHAVATESGHRLRYGTPPLETSVHVSGRVVPSLSLSFDDPTVVSVALVEYGPSGADVVTRGWADPLNRPSYREYDSPVAYKQSLRESRPLDADEPVTVEFPLQATDHVFEEGSRIGLVVYATDREFTLRPPGNATVTLSLSESAVEMPVVGGETPLTDAFADDATYGEQFWARSSSGPVDGFGPGLAVGGALAALGAGGYLLKRRLAGGGDGTA comes from the coding sequence ATGGCTGACTCTCAGAGGGGAGACGCCGGTGACCGTTCCCGTTCGAGGTCTGCAGGTTCGCTCTCCCGCCGGCGACTGCTGGCCGCTGGCTCTGCCGCGGCGGTCGGGGCCAGCGGCCTCACCGGGCGAACGGTCGCCACGCCGAACCGTGCGGGACTGGCCGCCGCGGACGCACAGGGTTCCGACGACGAGCGAATCGAGGAGGAGGCGTGGGTCGAGACGGTCGTCGACACGGACGGCAGCGGGGATGTCGACCGGATCTACGTCAGGGTGTCGCGGCCGGCGTCGACGGCGAACGGGGACCAGTTGCCCGTCATCGCGACCGCGAGCCCCTACTACGGTGAACAGACCCACAGCGATTCGACCCCGGAGATGCTGTACGACCGCGCAGTCGAACTCTCCGCGAGCGAGGACGGCGATTCCGCCAGGGCGACGGTTGACGCGACCGACAGTAGTCGTCGGACGGACCGCAGAAGCCCCGACCACCGGCCGGCCCACGCGAGTTCGCTGCCCGACGCACGCGCTCTCCAGCGTCGGTACGTGTCGAAGGGGTACGTGGTGGCACAGGTGTCGTCGCTCGGGACCCACCGATCAACCGGCTGCTACACGGCCGCCGGTCCGCCGACGATCGAGGCGCTCGTGGCCGTCGTGGACTGGTTCAACGGCCGCGCGACGGCGTACGACTCCCCGACGGGCGGGGCCACTGTCGAGGCCGACTGGACGACCGGGACGACGGGGCTGATCGGGGCGTCCGCGAACGGTGAACTCGCGAACGCCCTGGCGACGACCGGGGTCGACGGGCTCGAAGCCGTCGTCCCACAGTCCGCCAACAACGGCCAGTACTCGCTGTTCCGCGCGAACGGGACGCCGATATCCGTCGTACCGGACGAGTCGGCGGGGATGACCGACCTCGGGACGTGGGTCCAGGCAGGGAACGCCAGGCGACCGGCGTGTGACCACTGGACGGAGCGGATCGAGACGGGACAGGACACCGCCACTGGCGACTACAACGACTTCTGGCACGAGCGCGAGTTCCTCCCCGACGCCGACGCCGTCGACGCCGCGGTGTTGTTGACTCACGCGGTCGACGACCCCATCGTCAAGCCGAACAACGTCGCGGACTGGTACGAGGCGCTCGACGCGGCCGACGTCCCGCTGAAGCTCTGGTTACACGAGGGGGGTCACAGATCGCCTCGGGGGCAGCGGTGGGAAACCTTACTCGACCGCTGGTGGGCCTACTGGCTCAAGGATGTCGACAACGGCGTCATGGACGAGGACCCGGTGACGGTCGTCCGGGGCGGGAAGCCAGTGCTCGGAGGGTCACGAGAGACGTATCAGGAGTGGCCGGTCCCGGGCGCCGAACCGGTGACGCTCCGGTTCCGGACCGGCGGAGCGACGGCGGGCGAGGCGTCCGTCGGCGACCCCGACCCGGCAGCGGAGTCGTTCGTCGACGACCCGTCGATTCCGGTCCGCGAACACGCCGTGGCCACGGAATCGGGCCACCGGCTCCGCTACGGGACGCCGCCCCTCGAGACGTCGGTCCACGTCAGCGGGCGCGTCGTCCCCAGCCTCTCGCTTTCCTTCGACGATCCGACGGTCGTGAGCGTGGCGCTCGTCGAGTACGGGCCCTCCGGGGCCGACGTCGTGACTCGCGGCTGGGCCGATCCCCTGAACCGGCCGAGCTATCGCGAGTACGACTCGCCGGTCGCGTACAAGCAGTCTTTGCGAGAGTCACGCCCGCTCGATGCGGACGAGCCGGTGACAGTCGAGTTCCCGCTCCAGGCGACCGACCACGTCTTCGAGGAGGGGTCCCGGATCGGACTGGTCGTCTACGCGACCGACAGGGAGTTCACCCTCCGCCCGCCGGGGAACGCGACGGTGACGCTATCGCTCTCGGAGAGCGCCGTCGAGATGCCCGTCGTCGGCGGGGAGACGCCACTCACCGACGCGTTCGCGGACGACGCCACCTACGGCGAACAGTTCTGGGCCCGGTCGTCTTCGGGGCCTGTAGACGGGTTCGGGCCCGGACTGGCCGTCGGTGGCGCGCTCGCCGCCCTCGGCGCTGGCGGCTACCTGCTGAAGCGACGCCTCGCTGGCGGCGGGGACGGGACGGCGTAA
- a CDS encoding aldo/keto reductase, with translation MHYRELGNSGVEVSEVGFGAWVVGTDWWGDRTREQAIGMVQHALDEGVTFFDTGDVYGHGNSEELVGEALAEHRDEVTLSTKVGYDFYNNPQAGHGELPKEMDADYLRTAFDRSLERLDTDYVDLLMLHNANVDEVTPDVLELLDELREEGKVEAIGWALGPSIGWLAEGDAAIENEFDAVQVVFNLFEQTPGQHFIDTIRELDADTSVLPRVPHSSGLLNEQVTPETELDEGDHRGFRPEEWYETGWEKVETLRFLERPERSSGDGASGDEPRADPDHADGTRTMGQAAIQWLLAHDEVASVTPTFRTTDDVDEWAGASDTPPLSDAEFERVQALYADNFGIDRDDGMDALRSSVDGADLEGTGMKSAGD, from the coding sequence ATGCACTACCGCGAGCTCGGCAACTCCGGCGTGGAGGTGTCGGAGGTCGGCTTCGGCGCCTGGGTCGTCGGCACCGACTGGTGGGGGGACCGCACGCGCGAGCAGGCGATCGGCATGGTCCAGCACGCCCTCGACGAGGGCGTGACGTTCTTCGACACGGGCGACGTCTACGGCCACGGGAACTCCGAGGAACTCGTCGGCGAGGCGCTGGCCGAACACCGCGACGAGGTCACCCTCTCGACGAAGGTGGGGTACGACTTCTACAACAACCCGCAGGCCGGCCACGGCGAACTCCCCAAGGAGATGGACGCCGACTACCTCCGCACGGCGTTCGACCGCTCCCTGGAGCGCCTGGACACCGACTACGTGGACCTGCTGATGCTCCACAACGCCAACGTCGACGAGGTGACGCCGGACGTCCTCGAACTCCTCGACGAACTCCGCGAGGAGGGGAAGGTCGAGGCCATCGGCTGGGCGCTGGGCCCCTCCATCGGCTGGCTCGCCGAGGGCGACGCCGCCATCGAGAACGAGTTCGACGCCGTTCAGGTCGTGTTCAACCTGTTCGAGCAGACCCCCGGCCAGCACTTCATCGACACCATCCGGGAACTCGACGCCGACACGAGCGTCCTGCCCCGCGTTCCGCACTCCTCGGGCCTGCTGAACGAACAGGTCACCCCCGAGACGGAACTCGACGAGGGCGACCACCGTGGGTTCCGGCCCGAGGAGTGGTACGAGACGGGCTGGGAGAAGGTAGAGACGCTGCGCTTCCTCGAACGGCCGGAACGAAGTTCCGGCGACGGCGCGAGCGGCGACGAGCCGCGAGCGGACCCGGACCACGCCGACGGCACCCGTACGATGGGCCAGGCGGCGATCCAGTGGCTGCTGGCCCACGACGAGGTGGCGAGCGTCACGCCGACGTTCCGAACCACCGACGACGTCGACGAGTGGGCGGGCGCCTCCGACACGCCGCCGCTCTCCGACGCAGAGTTCGAGCGCGTGCAGGCCCTCTACGCGGACAACTTCGGGATCGACCGCGACGACGGGATGGACGCGCTTCGCTCTTCGGTCGACGGGGCTGACCTCGAGGGGACCGGGATGAAGTCGGCGGGCGACTGA
- the radA gene encoding DNA repair and recombination protein RadA gives MAAQEELEDLPGVGPATAEKLKENGFDNYQGIAVASPGELSNTADVGESSAADIIQAARKAADIGGFETGATVLERREQIGKLTWGVDEVDELLGGGVETQSITEVYGEFGAGKSQVTHQLSVTVQLPSEHGGLEGSTIFVDSEDTFRPERIDQMVRGLDDEVLADTMELHGVVGEEETADPTDESNLEALVESVLDKIHVAKAFNSNHQILLAEKAQEIASESQDEEFPVRLLCVDSLTAHFRAEYVGRGELADRQQKLNKHLHDLMRVGDLNNTAVLVTNQVASNPDSFFGDPTQPIGGNILGHTSTFRIYLRKSKGTKRIVKLVDAPNLPDGEAVMRVEQDGLLNE, from the coding sequence ATGGCAGCACAGGAAGAACTCGAAGACCTGCCGGGCGTCGGACCGGCGACAGCAGAGAAGCTCAAGGAGAACGGATTCGACAACTACCAGGGCATCGCCGTCGCCAGTCCGGGAGAGCTCTCCAACACCGCCGACGTGGGCGAGTCCTCCGCCGCCGACATCATCCAGGCCGCCCGGAAGGCCGCCGACATCGGCGGCTTCGAGACCGGTGCCACAGTGCTGGAGCGTCGTGAACAGATCGGCAAGCTCACCTGGGGCGTCGACGAGGTCGACGAACTCCTCGGCGGCGGCGTCGAGACCCAGTCGATCACCGAGGTGTACGGCGAGTTCGGGGCCGGCAAGTCCCAGGTGACCCACCAGCTCTCCGTCACCGTCCAGCTTCCCTCCGAGCACGGTGGCCTGGAGGGCTCCACCATCTTCGTCGACTCCGAGGACACCTTCCGCCCGGAGCGTATCGACCAGATGGTCCGCGGCCTGGACGACGAGGTCCTCGCGGACACGATGGAACTCCACGGCGTCGTGGGCGAGGAGGAGACGGCGGACCCGACCGACGAGAGCAACCTCGAGGCGCTCGTCGAGTCGGTGCTGGACAAGATCCACGTCGCGAAGGCGTTCAACTCCAACCACCAGATCCTGCTCGCCGAGAAGGCCCAGGAGATCGCCAGCGAGAGCCAGGACGAGGAGTTCCCCGTCCGCCTGCTCTGCGTCGACTCGCTGACCGCCCACTTCCGCGCCGAGTACGTCGGCCGTGGCGAACTCGCCGACCGACAGCAGAAGCTCAACAAGCACCTCCACGACCTGATGCGCGTCGGTGACCTGAACAACACCGCGGTCCTCGTCACCAACCAGGTCGCCTCGAACCCCGATTCCTTCTTCGGTGACCCGACACAGCCCATCGGTGGCAACATCCTGGGGCACACGTCGACGTTCCGTATCTACCTCCGCAAGTCCAAGGGGACCAAGCGGATCGTCAAGCTCGTCGACGCGCCGAACCTCCCCGACGGGGAGGCAGTCATGCGCGTCGAACAGGACGGTCTGCTGAACGAATAG
- a CDS encoding CPBP family intramembrane glutamic endopeptidase, producing the protein MTEPGDRSLSRRVFVNGRERRLRAGWRLIAATFILVLASLALFLAVDYAQAILSFAGPLVVGGILASTLVAQTASNVLITGVLVVAAWFVDRRTLPDVGLGGRRWWPNLGFGLLLGLAMTTAVFAVELAAGLITVEQLFLSRPGLGIDESFPVAFVLTVLMFVAVGVGEEVLFRGYLMTNVAEGLNGLGPIGPRTALGIAAVATSAIFGIVHIANPNATLVSAFNITVVGVFLAWTYIVTEDLGIAIGVHITWNFSLSSVYGFPVSGLTTPATVLDVRQTGDPLVTGGSFGPEAGLVVYVALALAIGLTWWWVRRSGATDWFPTGVAVPDLRNSRDEGASDGEPRRTAGGGAD; encoded by the coding sequence ATGACAGAGCCGGGCGACCGGTCACTGAGCAGACGCGTGTTCGTGAACGGACGTGAACGGCGACTCCGGGCCGGGTGGCGGTTGATCGCTGCGACGTTCATTCTCGTCCTCGCGTCGCTGGCGCTGTTCCTCGCCGTCGACTACGCCCAGGCGATCCTGTCGTTCGCCGGCCCGCTGGTCGTCGGCGGAATCCTCGCCTCGACACTCGTGGCCCAGACCGCGTCGAACGTCCTCATCACGGGCGTGCTCGTGGTCGCCGCGTGGTTCGTCGACCGCCGGACGCTCCCCGACGTGGGGCTCGGCGGCCGGCGCTGGTGGCCAAACCTCGGCTTCGGCCTCCTCCTCGGCCTGGCGATGACGACGGCCGTCTTCGCCGTCGAACTCGCCGCCGGGCTGATCACGGTCGAACAGCTGTTCCTCAGCAGGCCCGGGCTCGGTATCGACGAATCGTTCCCCGTCGCGTTCGTCCTCACCGTCCTCATGTTCGTCGCCGTCGGCGTCGGCGAGGAGGTGCTGTTCCGTGGCTACCTGATGACGAACGTCGCCGAGGGGCTGAACGGGCTCGGCCCGATCGGTCCCCGGACCGCCCTCGGTATCGCTGCCGTGGCCACCTCGGCCATCTTCGGAATCGTCCACATCGCCAACCCGAACGCGACGCTGGTCTCCGCGTTCAACATCACCGTCGTCGGCGTCTTCCTCGCGTGGACGTACATCGTGACCGAAGACCTGGGCATCGCCATCGGCGTCCATATCACCTGGAACTTCTCGCTGTCGTCGGTGTACGGCTTCCCCGTCAGCGGACTGACGACGCCGGCGACGGTCCTCGACGTCCGCCAGACCGGCGATCCGTTGGTCACTGGTGGCTCGTTCGGCCCCGAGGCCGGTCTCGTCGTCTACGTGGCGCTGGCCCTCGCCATCGGCCTCACCTGGTGGTGGGTCCGCCGGAGCGGCGCCACGGACTGGTTCCCCACCGGCGTCGCCGTCCCGGACCTGCGGAACTCGCGCGACGAAGGGGCTTCCGACGGGGAGCCGCGACGGACTGCGGGCGGCGGGGCGGACTGA
- a CDS encoding PAS domain-containing sensor histidine kinase, whose protein sequence is MTDSRRRVEADELRSLAFDAMPSEVAVLDADGTILETNGCWTTFAEDNGIAFHPDMIGQNYLDTCDAAEGDETATEAASGIRSIIDGERESFQFEYPCHSPDERRWFMMRALPFEYQGSRCVLVVHTDITDRREAELAVEERNDQLTLLTDVLSHDLRNPLNVALGRAELLDGDDEQVAAVRSSLERMNTIVEDALVLARKTDVEQLSAVDLPTVVRDAWSHVATADATLTVEPIDRIEADESLLSQLLENLFRNAVEHSSTSPPSHAREDAVEHAGSDVTVVVGPLDDASGFFVADDGPGVPAPDRDEVFEPGYTTNADEGGTGLGLAIVDRIADAHGWSVRVTDGDDGGARFEFSGVTSAS, encoded by the coding sequence GTGACCGATTCACGCCGACGCGTCGAGGCGGACGAACTCCGGTCGCTCGCCTTCGACGCCATGCCAAGCGAGGTGGCCGTCCTCGACGCGGACGGAACCATCCTGGAGACGAACGGGTGCTGGACGACCTTCGCGGAGGACAACGGCATCGCGTTCCACCCGGACATGATCGGCCAGAACTATCTCGACACGTGTGACGCCGCAGAGGGCGACGAAACGGCGACAGAGGCCGCGAGCGGTATCCGGTCCATCATCGACGGCGAACGGGAGTCGTTTCAGTTCGAGTACCCCTGTCACTCGCCCGACGAGCGCCGGTGGTTCATGATGCGGGCGCTCCCGTTCGAGTACCAGGGGAGCCGCTGTGTCCTCGTCGTCCACACGGACATCACCGACCGCCGGGAGGCCGAACTCGCCGTCGAGGAGCGCAACGACCAGCTCACGCTCCTGACCGACGTGCTGAGCCACGACCTCCGGAACCCGCTGAACGTCGCGCTCGGCCGGGCCGAACTGCTCGACGGCGACGACGAACAGGTCGCGGCCGTCCGGTCCTCGCTCGAACGGATGAACACGATCGTCGAGGACGCGCTCGTGCTCGCTCGCAAGACCGACGTGGAACAGCTCTCGGCCGTGGACCTCCCCACGGTCGTCCGCGACGCCTGGTCGCACGTCGCCACCGCGGACGCGACGCTGACCGTCGAGCCGATCGATCGCATCGAGGCCGACGAGAGCCTCCTCAGTCAGCTCCTGGAGAACCTCTTTCGCAACGCCGTGGAGCATAGCTCCACGAGCCCACCCTCGCACGCTCGGGAGGACGCCGTCGAACACGCCGGCAGTGACGTAACCGTCGTCGTCGGCCCCCTCGACGACGCGTCGGGCTTCTTCGTCGCGGACGACGGTCCCGGCGTCCCGGCACCAGACAGGGACGAGGTGTTCGAACCCGGCTACACGACCAACGCGGACGAGGGCGGCACCGGCCTCGGCCTCGCCATCGTCGACCGCATCGCCGACGCCCACGGCTGGTCGGTGCGCGTGACCGACGGCGACGACGGGGGCGCCCGGTTCGAGTTCTCCGGCGTGACGTCAGCGTCCTGA